In Neisseria animalis, a single window of DNA contains:
- the recA gene encoding recombinase RecA encodes MATDKSKLDDKNKPEDKSKALAAALAQIEKSFGKGSIMKMDGSHKQEDLEVISTGSLGLDLALGVGGLPRGRVVEIFGPESSGKTTLCLESIAQCQKNGGVCAFIDAEHAFDPIYARKLGVKVEELYLSQPDTGEQALEICDTLVRSGGVDMVVVDSVAALVPKAEIEGEMGDSHVGLQARLMSQALRKLTGHIKRTNTLVVFINQIRMKIGVVYGSPETTTGGNALKFYASVRLDIRRAGQIKKGDEILGNETKVKVIKNKVAPPFRQAEFDILYGEGISWEGELIDIGVKHDIIDKSGAWYSYNDTKIGQGKDNVRLWLKENPEIAEEISNKIREVIGVNIEITEGRLDETDGEQPEE; translated from the coding sequence ATGGCGACCGACAAAAGCAAATTAGATGACAAAAACAAACCGGAAGACAAAAGCAAAGCCCTTGCTGCCGCCTTAGCCCAAATCGAAAAAAGTTTCGGTAAAGGCTCCATCATGAAAATGGACGGCAGCCACAAGCAGGAAGATCTCGAAGTTATCTCCACCGGCTCGCTCGGCTTGGATTTGGCCTTGGGTGTCGGCGGTCTGCCGCGCGGTCGTGTCGTTGAAATTTTCGGCCCGGAATCATCAGGTAAAACCACCTTATGTTTGGAATCCATCGCCCAATGCCAAAAAAACGGCGGTGTGTGTGCCTTTATTGATGCGGAACACGCTTTCGATCCGATTTACGCACGCAAACTGGGCGTAAAAGTAGAAGAACTTTACCTTTCCCAGCCGGATACCGGCGAGCAGGCACTGGAAATCTGCGATACCTTGGTACGCTCCGGCGGCGTGGACATGGTGGTAGTGGACTCCGTTGCCGCCTTGGTACCGAAAGCCGAAATCGAAGGCGAAATGGGTGACAGCCACGTCGGCCTGCAAGCGCGCCTGATGAGCCAAGCCCTGCGAAAATTAACCGGCCACATCAAGCGTACCAACACGCTGGTGGTATTCATCAACCAAATCCGCATGAAAATCGGTGTGGTATATGGCAGCCCGGAAACCACTACCGGCGGTAACGCATTGAAATTCTATGCTTCCGTTCGCCTCGATATCCGCCGTGCGGGGCAAATCAAAAAAGGTGATGAGATTTTAGGCAATGAAACCAAAGTCAAAGTCATCAAAAACAAAGTTGCGCCGCCGTTCCGCCAAGCAGAATTTGATATTCTTTACGGTGAAGGCATCAGCTGGGAGGGCGAGCTGATCGACATCGGTGTGAAACACGACATCATCGACAAATCAGGCGCATGGTACAGCTACAACGATACAAAAATCGGTCAAGGTAAAGACAACGTGCGCCTGTGGCTGAAAGAAAATCCGGAGATTGCCGAAGAAATCAGTAACAAAATCCGTGAAGTCATCGGCGTAAACATCGAAATTACCGAAGGCAGACTGGACGAAACCGACGGCGAACAGCCTGAAGAATAA
- a CDS encoding HP0495 family protein: MTTEKTTLLEFPCTFPLKVMGAVHPEFENAVLETVRRYAPDTEAHHITSRPSSKGNYTGVTVQVYVTGQEQLDNIYHALTSHEMVKVVL; encoded by the coding sequence ATGACTACCGAAAAAACCACTCTGCTTGAGTTTCCGTGTACCTTCCCGCTGAAAGTCATGGGAGCGGTTCACCCCGAATTTGAAAACGCTGTTTTGGAAACCGTGCGCCGGTACGCGCCCGATACCGAAGCACACCACATCACCAGCCGCCCGAGCAGCAAAGGCAATTACACCGGCGTAACCGTACAGGTTTATGTAACCGGCCAAGAACAGCTCGACAACATCTACCACGCCCTCACTTCGCACGAAATGGTCAAAGTGGTGCTGTAA
- a CDS encoding TetR/AcrR family transcriptional regulator, with the protein MARESKINTYTRIINASLVLFNEEGERNISTNHIAAHLGISPGNLYYHFRNKDEIIIQLFKRYSEALLNYLQEAVLPASVEDSINYMAGIYDVMWEYRFLFSDVNTLLARSAELLGEHNNFTQAKVSPLLVNLLTQLNGLGIIHADRTAMNDLAVNMWMVTKYWFDFDSSLRGRTKLTQDSKTRGIYRTLSLLRPYLLPEYRDEFDKRISLANPMLK; encoded by the coding sequence GTGGCACGAGAATCCAAAATCAATACTTATACCCGTATCATTAATGCCAGCCTGGTTTTGTTTAACGAGGAGGGCGAGCGCAACATCAGTACCAACCATATCGCCGCGCATTTGGGCATCAGTCCGGGTAATCTTTATTATCACTTTCGCAATAAAGATGAAATCATCATTCAATTATTCAAGCGCTACAGCGAAGCCTTGCTGAATTATCTTCAAGAGGCGGTATTGCCTGCCAGCGTTGAAGATTCCATCAATTATATGGCGGGGATTTATGATGTAATGTGGGAATACCGCTTCTTGTTCAGCGATGTCAATACCCTGCTGGCGCGCAGTGCGGAGCTTTTGGGCGAGCATAATAATTTTACCCAAGCCAAAGTGTCGCCACTGTTGGTGAACCTGCTGACGCAGCTCAACGGTTTGGGCATTATCCATGCCGACCGGACTGCCATGAATGATTTGGCGGTCAATATGTGGATGGTGACCAAATATTGGTTTGACTTCGACAGCTCGCTGCGCGGCCGTACCAAGCTGACCCAAGATTCCAAAACACGCGGCATTTATCGGACTTTGAGCCTGCTGCGCCCGTATCTATTGCCTGAATATCGGGACGAATTTGATAAAAGAATCAGTTTGGCAAATCCGATGTTGAAATAA
- the lipB gene encoding lipoyl(octanoyl) transferase LipB — protein MKIIHKGLADYAPTFEAMKAFNAARDENTEDELWVVEHPPVFTQGLAGKPEHLLFGSDIPVVQIDRGGQITYHGPGQLVVYTMIDFKRRKKSVRHIVSALENSIIATLAEYGITAAADPKRPGVYIGEQKIASLGLRIKNGSVYHGLALNVNMDLTPFHQINPCGYAGMEMTQIADWVQPCPTLDEVAGKLTAHLSTQLTPKETES, from the coding sequence ATGAAAATCATACATAAAGGTCTGGCGGATTACGCGCCGACATTTGAAGCCATGAAAGCCTTCAATGCCGCACGCGACGAAAATACCGAAGACGAATTGTGGGTAGTCGAACACCCGCCCGTTTTTACGCAAGGCTTGGCAGGCAAACCCGAGCATCTGCTGTTCGGCAGCGACATTCCCGTGGTGCAGATTGACCGCGGCGGGCAAATCACTTATCACGGCCCCGGCCAGCTTGTCGTATACACCATGATAGACTTCAAACGCCGCAAAAAATCCGTGCGCCATATCGTTTCCGCCTTGGAAAACAGCATCATTGCCACACTGGCCGAATACGGCATTACCGCCGCCGCCGACCCCAAACGCCCCGGCGTATATATAGGCGAACAAAAAATCGCCTCATTGGGGCTACGGATTAAAAACGGCTCGGTCTATCACGGCCTCGCGCTGAACGTAAATATGGACTTGACTCCCTTCCACCAAATCAACCCCTGCGGCTATGCAGGCATGGAAATGACCCAAATCGCCGATTGGGTACAACCCTGCCCCACCTTGGACGAAGTAGCCGGCAAACTGACCGCACATCTCAGCACGCAACTCACACCGAAAGAAACAGAATCATGA
- the murB gene encoding UDP-N-acetylmuramate dehydrogenase, with translation MQVQYRTDLTPYNTFGLTARAAAFTALKQEEDIYDIVRLPEFDRQTVLWLGGGSNIVLTADYPGLVVHMENKGIRELSRENGVVRIEAQAGEVWHDFVLHTLELGLSGLENLSLIPGMVGASPVQNIGAYGVEVKDVIHSVRCFDLEKGEFVELSNADCRFAYRESLFKQEGKGRYVITAVVFALHEQFRANLKYGDLTAAVAAICADREPTAKDVSQAVCAIRMSKLPDPKVLGNVGSFFKNPVVAAADAERLRQEYPDMPVYPQADGSVKLAAGWLIDQCRLKGFQIGGAAVHEKQALVLVNKDRASPKDVRQLADYICRAVADRFQVELHSEPNWLPSV, from the coding sequence ATGCAAGTGCAATACCGAACCGATTTGACCCCTTACAATACTTTCGGCCTGACGGCCCGTGCAGCCGCTTTTACTGCTTTGAAGCAGGAGGAAGATATTTACGATATTGTGCGCCTGCCCGAGTTTGACCGCCAAACGGTTTTGTGGTTGGGCGGCGGCAGCAATATTGTATTGACGGCGGATTACCCGGGCTTGGTGGTTCATATGGAGAACAAGGGGATACGCGAGCTGTCGCGTGAAAACGGTGTTGTCCGTATTGAAGCTCAGGCAGGAGAGGTTTGGCACGATTTTGTACTGCATACTTTGGAGCTGGGTTTGTCGGGCTTGGAAAACCTCAGTCTGATTCCCGGTATGGTTGGTGCATCTCCCGTGCAGAATATCGGTGCGTACGGCGTGGAAGTGAAAGATGTGATTCATTCCGTGCGCTGCTTTGATTTGGAAAAAGGGGAATTTGTCGAGCTTTCCAATGCCGATTGTCGCTTTGCCTACCGCGAATCATTGTTTAAGCAGGAAGGGAAAGGCCGCTATGTGATTACTGCCGTGGTCTTTGCGTTGCACGAGCAATTCCGGGCCAATTTGAAATACGGTGATTTGACCGCTGCGGTGGCCGCTATCTGCGCGGACAGGGAGCCGACGGCGAAAGATGTTTCACAAGCGGTATGCGCCATACGGATGAGCAAGTTGCCCGATCCGAAGGTTTTGGGCAATGTCGGCAGCTTTTTTAAAAACCCTGTGGTTGCCGCCGCCGATGCAGAGCGTTTGCGGCAGGAGTATCCCGATATGCCGGTTTACCCGCAGGCAGACGGCAGCGTCAAACTGGCAGCCGGCTGGTTAATCGACCAATGCCGTCTGAAAGGTTTTCAAATCGGCGGTGCGGCGGTGCACGAGAAGCAGGCTTTGGTGTTGGTCAATAAAGACAGGGCTTCGCCGAAAGATGTGAGGCAGTTGGCCGATTATATCTGCCGCGCCGTAGCGGACAGATTCCAAGTAGAATTACATAGCGAACCGAATTGGCTGCCGTCGGTTTGA
- the upp gene encoding uracil phosphoribosyltransferase — translation MNVTVINHPLVRHKLTLMREADCSTYKFRTLTTELARLMAYEASRDFDVEKYIIDGWCGPIEGDRIKGKTLTVVPILRAGLGMLDGVLDLIPTAKISVVGLQRDEETLKPVSYFEKFVDSMDERPALIIDPMLATGGSMVATIDLLKAKGCKQIKALVLVAAPEGVKLVNEAHPDVTIYTAALDSHLNEQGYIIPGLGDAGDKIFGTR, via the coding sequence ATGAACGTTACCGTTATCAATCATCCGCTTGTCCGCCACAAACTGACCCTGATGCGCGAAGCCGATTGCAGCACGTACAAATTCCGCACCCTGACAACCGAACTCGCCCGCCTGATGGCTTACGAAGCCAGCCGCGATTTCGATGTGGAAAAATACATCATCGACGGCTGGTGCGGCCCGATTGAGGGCGACCGTATCAAAGGCAAAACCCTGACTGTCGTACCGATTCTGCGTGCTGGTTTGGGTATGCTGGACGGTGTGCTGGACTTGATTCCTACCGCCAAAATCAGCGTGGTGGGCCTCCAGCGTGATGAAGAAACGTTAAAGCCGGTTTCCTATTTCGAAAAATTCGTGGACAGTATGGACGAGCGTCCCGCCCTGATTATCGATCCCATGCTGGCAACCGGCGGATCAATGGTGGCCACCATCGACCTGCTTAAAGCCAAAGGCTGCAAGCAAATCAAAGCATTGGTACTCGTTGCCGCGCCGGAAGGGGTCAAACTGGTCAACGAAGCGCACCCCGATGTTACCATTTACACCGCCGCCCTCGACAGCCATCTGAACGAACAAGGCTATATTATTCCGGGCTTGGGCGATGCCGGCGATAAAATTTTCGGCACACGCTAA
- a CDS encoding HU family DNA-binding protein → MNKSELIEAIAQEAGISKAAAQKALDATTNAVTEALKKGDTVTLVGFGTFYVGERAERQGRNPQTGESLTIPAAKTPKFRAGKALKDAL, encoded by the coding sequence GTGAACAAGTCTGAATTAATCGAAGCAATTGCTCAAGAAGCCGGTATCTCTAAAGCCGCCGCCCAAAAAGCGCTGGATGCGACTACCAATGCCGTAACCGAAGCTCTGAAAAAAGGCGACACCGTTACTTTGGTTGGTTTCGGTACTTTCTACGTTGGCGAGCGTGCCGAGCGTCAAGGCCGTAACCCGCAAACCGGTGAGTCTCTGACCATTCCGGCAGCGAAAACCCCGAAATTCCGTGCCGGTAAAGCATTGAAAGACGCGCTGTAA
- a CDS encoding DUF2322 family protein → MSFQDNLATLPAIDHLSGLDVCDTTGAVLHHIPAAPGKLGSLKLYHALAQEFDGKLDSAAAERGLELFAEHVADAEANPGKHPNIDLLFKVRSEHLVLTLKPLTA, encoded by the coding sequence ATGAGCTTCCAAGATAATCTTGCCACCCTGCCCGCCATCGACCACCTCAGCGGCCTAGATGTTTGCGATACCACCGGCGCGGTTCTGCACCACATTCCTGCCGCACCGGGCAAACTCGGGTCGTTAAAACTTTATCATGCGCTGGCACAAGAGTTTGACGGCAAACTCGACAGTGCGGCAGCCGAGCGCGGGCTGGAACTGTTTGCCGAGCATGTTGCCGATGCGGAAGCCAATCCCGGCAAACACCCGAACATTGATTTGCTGTTCAAAGTACGCAGCGAACACTTGGTGCTGACCTTAAAGCCGTTAACTGCCTAA
- the lipA gene encoding lipoyl synthase codes for MSDIKADDPKRGIKLRGADKTARIPIKVVPLQEKLKKPEWIRAKLPTKKFFEIKDILRNQKMHTVCEEASCPNIGECFSKGTATFMIMGDICTRRCPFCDVGHGRPNMLDPDEPKNLAESVAAMNLRYVVITSVDRDDLRDGGAQHFADCIKAIRERSPHTKIEILVPDFRGRLDIALQILAETPPDVMNHNLETHPSLYKKARPGADYQHSLNLLRRYKEMMPHIPTKSGIMVGLGESDDDVREIMRDMRAHNIEMITIGQYLQPSDGHLPVLRYVTPEQFKIFEKEAYEMGFSNAAIGAMVRSSYHADEQAAETLRESHGQGACSH; via the coding sequence ATGAGCGACATCAAAGCAGACGACCCCAAACGCGGCATCAAACTCAGAGGCGCAGACAAAACCGCGCGTATCCCGATTAAAGTTGTTCCCCTGCAAGAAAAGCTGAAGAAGCCCGAATGGATCCGCGCCAAGCTCCCTACTAAAAAATTCTTTGAAATCAAAGATATTTTACGCAATCAAAAAATGCACACCGTGTGCGAAGAAGCCTCTTGCCCGAACATTGGCGAATGCTTCAGCAAAGGCACCGCCACCTTTATGATTATGGGTGACATCTGCACCCGTCGCTGCCCGTTCTGCGATGTGGGACACGGCCGTCCGAACATGCTCGATCCCGACGAACCAAAAAATCTGGCAGAATCCGTTGCCGCCATGAATCTGCGTTACGTCGTGATTACCTCGGTTGACCGCGACGACTTGCGCGACGGCGGCGCACAACATTTCGCCGACTGCATCAAAGCCATCCGCGAACGCAGCCCGCACACCAAAATCGAAATCCTCGTCCCCGATTTCCGCGGCCGCTTGGACATTGCCCTGCAAATTCTCGCGGAAACACCGCCCGATGTGATGAACCATAATCTGGAAACCCACCCCAGCCTGTATAAAAAAGCACGCCCCGGAGCGGATTACCAGCACTCGCTGAACCTGCTGCGCCGTTATAAAGAAATGATGCCGCATATTCCGACCAAATCCGGCATCATGGTCGGACTGGGCGAAAGCGACGACGACGTACGCGAAATCATGCGCGATATGCGGGCGCACAATATCGAGATGATTACCATCGGTCAATATCTGCAACCTTCAGACGGCCATTTGCCGGTATTGCGCTACGTTACGCCCGAGCAATTTAAAATCTTTGAAAAAGAAGCCTATGAAATGGGTTTCAGCAATGCCGCCATCGGCGCAATGGTGCGCTCCAGCTACCATGCCGACGAGCAGGCCGCCGAAACGCTGCGCGAAAGCCACGGACAAGGCGCGTGCAGCCATTAA
- the lon gene encoding endopeptidase La, which produces MSQEQHFEEYSALATLPLRDVVVYPYMVLPLFVGRPKSIAALEMAMGNDEPVFLLAQLDPNTEEPAPKDLHKTGTVAKVLQVLKLPDGTVKVLVEGLRRAKALTVEDVGDIFLSHIEAVDENEDENAPDMEALRRTLLSQFDQYAKLNKKIPAEIVNTINAINENSRLVDTVAAHLQLKLPQRQEILETASVAARMELLLGQLEAELDIMQVEKRIRGRVKRQMEKSQREYYLNEQVKAIQKELGEEDERGELEALEKKIKEASMTKEAEEKCLSELKKLKMMPPMSAESTVVRNYIDTLLELPWKKKSRVSKDIAKADLVLNADHYGLEKVKERILEYLAVQKRMDKLKGPILCLVGPPGVGKTSLGESIAKATGRRYVRMALGGVRDESEIRGHRRTYIGSMPGKILQNMAKAGVKNPLFLLDEIDKLGNDFRGDPAAALLEVLDPEQNNKFADHYAEVDYDLSDVMFIATSNSLNIPSALLDRMEIIRLSGYTEDEKVNIAMQYLVPKQMKRNGVKEGELNIEESAVRDIIRYYTREAGVRSLDREVAKICRKVVMKLTLAEDKKKSSKAKAAKGGKAEALQVDSANLHEFLGVRRFDYGVAESENRIGQVTGLAWTEVGGELLTVEAVSLPGKGVIQSTGQLGDVMKESVSAAWSVVRSRAVSVGLAPDFYEKKDIHVHVPEGATPKDGPSAGIAMTLAMVSAFTKIPVRADVAMTGEITLRGEVLPIGGLKEKLLAALRGGIKHVLIPKDNVKDLEEIPENVKTGLTIHPVKWIDEVLALGLETQPEPYQAPLMPSANTLESPKNKTSRAKATKH; this is translated from the coding sequence ATGTCACAAGAGCAACATTTTGAGGAATACAGCGCATTGGCAACCCTGCCGTTGCGTGATGTGGTGGTTTATCCGTATATGGTGCTGCCGCTGTTTGTCGGCCGGCCGAAATCGATTGCCGCGCTGGAAATGGCAATGGGCAACGATGAGCCTGTGTTTTTGCTGGCGCAGCTCGATCCCAATACGGAAGAGCCTGCTCCGAAAGATTTGCACAAAACCGGTACGGTGGCGAAGGTGTTGCAGGTTTTGAAGCTGCCGGACGGTACGGTTAAGGTATTGGTGGAGGGGCTTCGCCGCGCCAAGGCGTTAACCGTGGAAGATGTTGGAGACATATTTTTGTCGCATATCGAAGCGGTCGATGAAAATGAGGACGAGAATGCGCCGGACATGGAAGCGTTGCGCCGTACTTTGCTGTCGCAGTTTGACCAGTATGCCAAACTGAACAAAAAAATTCCGGCCGAAATCGTCAATACCATCAATGCCATCAACGAAAACAGCCGTTTGGTTGATACCGTTGCCGCCCATTTGCAACTGAAACTGCCGCAACGTCAGGAAATTTTGGAAACCGCGAGCGTGGCAGCGCGCATGGAGTTGCTGCTCGGCCAGCTTGAAGCCGAACTGGACATCATGCAGGTGGAGAAGCGTATCCGCGGGCGCGTGAAACGCCAAATGGAAAAATCACAGCGCGAATATTATTTGAACGAGCAGGTCAAGGCGATTCAAAAAGAGCTGGGTGAGGAAGACGAGCGCGGCGAGTTGGAAGCGCTGGAGAAGAAAATTAAAGAAGCAAGCATGACGAAAGAAGCGGAAGAAAAATGCCTGTCTGAGTTGAAAAAACTGAAAATGATGCCGCCGATGTCGGCAGAATCGACGGTGGTCCGCAACTATATCGATACGCTGCTGGAACTGCCATGGAAGAAAAAATCCCGCGTCAGCAAAGATATTGCCAAAGCAGATTTGGTGCTGAATGCCGATCATTACGGCTTGGAAAAAGTCAAAGAGCGTATTTTGGAATATCTTGCCGTGCAAAAACGCATGGATAAGCTCAAAGGGCCGATTTTGTGTCTGGTAGGCCCTCCGGGCGTGGGTAAAACTTCGTTGGGAGAATCTATTGCCAAAGCCACCGGCCGCCGGTATGTCCGTATGGCATTGGGCGGCGTGCGCGATGAAAGCGAAATCCGTGGGCACCGCCGTACCTATATCGGCTCTATGCCGGGCAAGATTCTGCAAAACATGGCTAAGGCAGGGGTTAAAAATCCATTGTTCCTGCTTGATGAAATCGACAAGTTGGGCAACGATTTCCGTGGAGATCCCGCAGCGGCTTTGTTGGAAGTGCTTGATCCCGAGCAAAATAATAAGTTTGCCGACCATTATGCAGAAGTAGATTATGACTTGAGCGACGTGATGTTTATCGCCACTTCCAACAGTCTGAATATTCCTTCGGCATTGCTTGACCGCATGGAAATCATCCGCTTGTCGGGATATACCGAAGATGAAAAAGTCAATATCGCCATGCAGTATCTCGTGCCGAAGCAAATGAAGCGCAACGGGGTAAAAGAAGGCGAATTGAACATCGAAGAAAGTGCGGTACGGGATATTATCCGTTACTACACCAGAGAGGCCGGTGTCCGCTCGCTGGATCGCGAAGTAGCGAAAATCTGCCGGAAAGTGGTCATGAAACTGACTTTGGCGGAAGACAAGAAAAAGTCTTCCAAGGCAAAAGCTGCCAAGGGTGGAAAGGCTGAAGCGCTGCAAGTCGATTCTGCAAATTTGCATGAATTTTTGGGCGTGCGCCGTTTTGACTACGGTGTTGCCGAAAGTGAAAACCGTATCGGTCAGGTTACCGGCTTGGCATGGACGGAAGTTGGCGGCGAGCTGCTGACGGTAGAGGCCGTGTCTTTGCCGGGTAAAGGCGTGATTCAAAGTACGGGGCAGCTTGGCGACGTGATGAAGGAATCCGTATCGGCTGCTTGGTCGGTTGTGCGCTCCCGTGCGGTATCTGTGGGGCTTGCGCCGGATTTCTATGAGAAAAAAGACATTCATGTCCATGTGCCTGAAGGCGCTACACCAAAAGACGGCCCGAGTGCGGGTATTGCCATGACTTTGGCTATGGTGTCAGCGTTTACCAAAATTCCGGTGCGTGCGGATGTTGCCATGACGGGGGAAATTACCCTGCGCGGCGAAGTGCTGCCTATCGGAGGTTTGAAAGAAAAACTGCTGGCAGCATTGCGTGGCGGTATCAAGCATGTGTTGATTCCGAAAGACAACGTGAAGGATTTGGAGGAAATTCCGGAAAACGTAAAAACCGGCTTGACCATCCACCCCGTAAAATGGATAGACGAAGTCTTGGCATTGGGTTTGGAAACGCAGCCGGAACCTTACCAAGCACCGCTGATGCCGTCTGCAAATACGCTTGAAAGCCCAAAAAACAAAACGTCAAGAGCCAAGGCAACAAAACATTAA
- the recR gene encoding recombination mediator RecR, translating into MMNKQPDAFARLTNALKVLPNVGPKSAQRMAHHLLQHKRKEAQELVDALQHALKQVSHCAQCNTFCEGELCSICSDSTRDARRLMVVHMPADVSNMETANCHDGLYFVLMGQINPAQGMDISAIALDKLVGRLQQSEVEEIIIATNHTAEGDATAYVLAELFKTLPYRVSRLAKGIPLGGELEYVDAGTLAQAVYERRLLKEHEQTE; encoded by the coding sequence ATGATGAACAAACAACCCGATGCCTTTGCACGCTTGACCAATGCTTTGAAGGTATTGCCGAATGTCGGTCCGAAATCCGCACAGCGTATGGCACACCATTTGCTGCAGCATAAGCGCAAGGAGGCGCAAGAGTTGGTCGATGCGCTGCAACATGCTTTAAAGCAGGTGAGCCATTGCGCGCAATGCAATACTTTTTGCGAGGGAGAATTGTGCAGCATTTGCAGCGACAGTACACGCGATGCCCGCCGTTTGATGGTTGTGCATATGCCTGCCGATGTGTCGAATATGGAAACGGCAAACTGCCATGACGGATTGTATTTTGTCCTCATGGGGCAAATCAATCCGGCACAAGGAATGGATATTTCTGCCATTGCGCTGGATAAATTGGTTGGTCGTCTGCAACAGAGTGAAGTGGAAGAAATTATCATCGCCACCAACCATACGGCGGAAGGCGATGCGACTGCTTATGTGTTGGCGGAGTTGTTTAAAACACTGCCTTATCGCGTCAGCCGGCTGGCAAAAGGCATTCCGCTGGGCGGAGAGTTGGAATATGTCGATGCGGGAACATTGGCGCAGGCAGTTTATGAACGGCGTTTGCTCAAAGAGCATGAACAAACCGAATAA
- a CDS encoding DUF4198 domain-containing protein, translated as MKKTTLLLTCALLFSATAQAHRVWVETAHTHGGEILKAELGYGEFPDLEPIAKERESLFKPMQLITERGKENLIRQRRGANYQFQSKSAVKDGSYIVTAEYVPTFWSKNAGGWKRVSMKEMPDATYCEQSAMYGKHIVNVGHESADTAVITRPVGHRLEIVPLDNPANIHVNDRFKVRILLNGEPLPNATVTATFDGFDTSDRSKTHKTEAQAFSDTTDDKGEVAIIPLRQGFWKASVEHKADYPDQSVCQKQTAYTTLTFQIGHSHH; from the coding sequence ATGAAAAAAACCACCTTACTGCTCACTTGCGCCCTGCTGTTTTCTGCCACAGCCCAAGCCCACCGTGTTTGGGTAGAAACCGCCCATACCCACGGCGGCGAAATCCTCAAAGCCGAATTGGGTTACGGCGAATTTCCTGATTTGGAACCGATTGCCAAAGAAAGGGAATCTTTATTCAAACCCATGCAGCTGATTACCGAACGGGGCAAAGAAAACCTGATCCGCCAACGCAGAGGCGCGAATTATCAGTTTCAAAGCAAAAGCGCGGTTAAAGACGGCAGCTATATCGTAACAGCCGAATATGTGCCGACGTTTTGGTCGAAAAATGCCGGCGGCTGGAAGCGTGTCAGCATGAAAGAAATGCCGGATGCCACTTATTGCGAACAATCGGCAATGTATGGCAAACACATCGTCAATGTCGGACACGAAAGCGCGGATACTGCCGTCATCACCCGTCCGGTCGGACACCGCTTGGAAATTGTTCCCTTGGATAATCCTGCCAATATCCATGTTAACGACCGCTTCAAGGTACGCATATTGCTCAACGGCGAACCCCTGCCAAACGCAACGGTAACGGCAACTTTCGACGGCTTCGACACCAGCGATCGCAGTAAAACCCACAAAACCGAAGCACAAGCATTTTCGGATACAACCGATGACAAAGGCGAAGTCGCCATCATTCCGTTACGGCAAGGTTTTTGGAAAGCCAGTGTCGAACATAAAGCAGATTATCCCGATCAAAGCGTATGCCAAAAGCAGACGGCATATACCACGCTGACTTTCCAAATCGGGCATTCCCACCATTAA